One Gossypium hirsutum isolate 1008001.06 chromosome A11, Gossypium_hirsutum_v2.1, whole genome shotgun sequence genomic window carries:
- the LOC121209497 gene encoding uncharacterized protein: protein MEEKPRRHGHGQLREEEPPLPAIDHRTGRRTPATPPPFAVAGKPKKAPFFSFLRIGSKSGVRKAEIPAKRAKIERDLSVLPLSTAAGNRCDKRHGGGRQHGRVGVVLVADNMGEWEEASGSLGFWDWAWMLG, encoded by the exons ATGGAAGAAAAACCCCGGCGGCACGGTCACGGCCAACTCCG AGAGGAAGAGCCCCCTTTGCCGGCCATCGACCACCGCACCGGTCGCCGGACGCCGGCGACGCCGCCGCCGTTCGCGGTGGCCGGAAAACCAAAAAAAGCTCCATTTTTCTCCTTTTTGCGAATAGGGTCCAAATCTGGggttagaaaagccgaaatcccggcGAAAAGGGCCAAAATCGAAAGAGACCTTTCGGTTCTTCCTCTTTCCACCGCCGCCGGAAACAG GTGCGACAAAAGGCATGGTGGTGGCAGACAGCATGGGAGAGTGGGAgtggtgctggtggcagacaacaTGGGAGAATGGGAAGAGGCAAGTGGGAGTCTAGGGTTTTGGGATTGGGCTTGGATGTTGGGCTAG